The Solanum pennellii chromosome 4, SPENNV200 genomic interval GCTTAGATATGCTCTATAAGATCTCTTTATCCATTTGAACTTCAACTTGTTCATCAACATCTTCAGCACCCAtaactcttcttctttttggaCTACTCTAGAGCGCATGGTGAAGAACAcatgagagagagaaagagagagatttCGCATGGTGAAGAACgcatgagagagaaaaaaaaagagatttggAGTACAAAAAACCCTAGAGGGAGAGGAAGTTGATAATGCTTAGTGTGACAGTGGAGTCAAAATATGTGGGAttgatttgagaaataaaaaaatagaaaattaattgtattaagatacattttatttacataaatattgacataatgacattttaaataattattttaaaatgtagatatttttaataataatgttaGGGATTTTGACTAATTTACTAATTTTCCATTTACTTAATATCCTAATTCCTTGGCCCgtgtataaattaaaattagagtTAAAGGGGATGTAAAATTAATCAATGGAAACTCACAATCCTCTGTGGCATCAAATTACGAATGGCAAGAGGAATATGTGATTACTCTGCCTTCAGGTAAGATTTTTGGCTAAGTCTTTCATGATCAGATTGATTTATGGTTTAATACTCTCTTTGTTAATGTTACCTTTTTATATTTGTTGGTgaagaaaatcaattaataCCATGACTTTTGTCTACTAATAATCAACCACTGTGTGGTCATTTCTTTTAGGGTGGGAAGATTTAAGAGAACACATTTTGCCATTACTAGAGGTAggttataaaataatatcaatattatattaatggAGTGGAAACAATTGAAATTGTGTTTTTTTCTGCAAAAAAATTGAGTAGCTATTCAATAATGGCAACAACATAAGAaattattgatttcttaataATTTGGAAGGATATGAAGATTTTAGGTTAAGCCCTTAAGAAGAAAATTTGGTGTAATTGTTACATTGATGAACATTTATTTTGAAGTCAGTGGTCAACAATTTTGAGTTTAATGGTTGTCAcctttgttttaaaattaattagtagCTTTAGTTTCAAACCTTATTATTTGTttcatatcataaatttaatttttaatattgagatatgtaattaattattaattgtatCGTACTATATgaatacaattaaatttataatatttagagGACTTAAGACTTAAACCTAGACTTAAAAACTTAAGAATATGAGACTTAATATATTAGTTGGCACCAATAAATTATGAGTTTAATGATAGATTAAAATGAATGTTGGGTCTAGGCTAGAGATATAATAATATGAGTGTCCACAAATTTGTTTACTCACGAATAATGCacatttgatatattgagaatattatgaagttttacgaaagaaaaagataaaatcttAAGAATTCGTGACATGTGTTCGGTatttaaggtatgttaagacttttagactACGTTGAAGGacattttcctaattaaagattaaaaatgaaatagacaataagggcgaaagatgggggtctagtaccaatggtgtgacgggcattgatACTAGTACCGATGTTTATTAAAcgaaaaatttattattataatatgatagATTGTAATtcgagaatgccaaagcataagAGCATTAGCTGATTTATTTACTGACTTCATTTTAGTTGTGTTTTTTTATTGAACCCGTATAATTGTGATGATTGAAGTGAATATATGTCATAGCGACAGTTGATATAttgagatgttgcatcatccCTTTTTTATTGATATCATATCGTTCACATGCACTGACATGAGAATGAGTATGAATAAAGGTCTAACACTTGGAGATCATCCATGTTTAGATCgaattataattataacttGGGCACGTGTAGATTGTCAGTGCGAGtgattgattatgattataagttgggcacgtgtaGATTGTCCTTGCTGaggattatttaattttgtgatagtgcgttgagatttTTCGCAcaaacacgtggagatcgtctgtgtcggtatatggacctcacaagtcccccatgggtcatgaactctcgatgtattttcgatgagtatcatgtatatacagTTGAGAGAGTACTTGACATCTGAGACATTCATTTTATGGtctcatattgcattgcatctcaTTACATCTTCACTCCTGTTGATAATGTGCTTATTTGGAGGTTGGACACACGTGAAAATTTGATTGTCCATATTGATGAAAACTTGGTTGATAAATATATTGTGAAATTATAAAAgtaaagaattattttattatatactcctttcactacttcttcgttatCGGTCTATTAGATATATTGAATAcgcgtggtttcgtactcatactacacttgctgcactttTTTGTGATGTAGATTTTTTCAAATACGAATGTATTTCGTGGAGCTTTCAGAGCTGAGTTTTGAATTATCTTGAGTGGCGGTGAGCTACTTAGTTGTTTTGTGATCCACACCTCCGTCTCTGTCTTTagacattattattttatttaagtatTTAGACATGATATTTTTCACGTCTAGATTGTCATTCAGTTCCAGACTTGTATCatattttagaagctcttgtaatTATGGTAATTTAGGTTTCTGCATTTCATACTTATAAATGACTTAGTGTTTGAATGTTATGTTTTCGTTTATCTTTCTACTTTAacattgaattgaattgataaAAGTATTGAATTGACTTAACTATCGATTGAAAATATAAGTGTCATCATAATTTATGATACTGGATCGTGACAATGTCTCGCCTCACGTTAGGTCTTTTTTGTTAATACACGCTTTAAATTGTATCTACGTGcccttttcccttttcactAATGGCAACGTGGGGTTGAGAAAAGGTCCTAACTAATTTGCtttcaattttcataaaaacTTTTCTAGTTAgatatttattctattttggTGTAGaatactttttgttttctctattttatttacttggcttcttaatttattttattttatttttcaaattaagaagaaaaaaaatctcatactattcttagtattaaatatttctcttaaataatagtcaaatataaaatttcaaataatcattaacaaaattaatttataaaatacacTTCTAGAAAAATTatggtaaaaataatattgaattctTTTATATACTTTCTTATTTAATATGACTTGGCCTGGCcctaataatttgatatttatgaaTTGGAGTTCTGTTTGaacattaatataaattaaagttatttttctgAGTTGcgagtaaatttttttaattatttttttgaatttcaaaaaaattttacattaatgttcaaataaaatttcagaataaaatttaaagaaaaaaataaatctatgaTCAAACGAGGCTAACGTAGGGACATAATTTGATTCTATTTTggttattaaaatttataatataagatACACTTATTATAGTACTTATTAGAGTAATGACGTTCAGaatttttatattgatatattatgtcgttttaaaagttaaaatatatataatcaaattcTTTAGCAAAGTTAAAGTTTTGTTCAAGATAGTTCAACTTGcaataaatcacaaaattaatcGATGATGATAGTGAACgtgttttttctatttctagggttacttatgtatttttttaaaaaaatatcatcagACAAAACATTATAAATTTCAGATAAATATATATCTATTTCTAACTACTACTTGTAAGATTTGGAAATTTCGGTATATCTTCAATTGAAAATGTTactaataatgataaaaatgtataattttgagatttttttggacaataataaataaataaaaatatctaacCTAACCTACGCGTATATCAAGaatagagaaagaagagaaaaatataatgtactaatttctaataatttaaattattactaCTAATTAATGATACATTAGAACTCTAGATTTGACTATTGAATATACAAAGCAAATGTTGTGGAAATCACACTTCCAAAATCTAGTTGTCTACAACTAACGCCGATTGATTAAGTATGGTTTTGGTTGCTATgttgaaacttatttttttgataattacaGAGATACTTGAGTTATTGTATCAACTAATTACAatagattttgaatttgatattgtcctttaaacaaaaattttttcCTAAGGTTTTAGCTTTTTTGTGCGACACCTATGAAATTTAGAgagtcaattaatttttttttatattttttgaagttattgattataatatttatgtcaattttaaataatatatattactcgCTTGTTTCAGTTTACATGACACAAATGAATTATAGAGATCCAATCAATGTTTTTATAcgtttttaaattgttaattattgtaatttatagtattctttatgtaatttttaaataatatttattttttctcttatcTCAATTTACGTAGCATTGGTAGAATTGCGAGAGCCAATCAaatttttaagatattttaaaaacattttaaggTGTTAATTATCtcgatttataatatttttaacgtaattttttttaaatatatatgattaattattttaagttattaattatgatgtatattacttttttttaaaaataatttaagcttagtaaaatataaaaaagaaaagtgaaacaaataaattagtaaaacaatGGAAGTACTAAGATGGTTCCCCATACCCTTGACTTACAAGTTACAAGCATACAACCCAAGCACACTTCTTGTCCTAgctagtttttttttcataaaataaaaactctCTTAGCTAATTACGTATTGACgtattgtttcataatatattatattatgttatattgcGTTGATTGTATTATAATATagtatttgaatagattgtatcGTTTTCAATCgtcatataatatcataaatttataatttgttcACCTGACATAGAAATAGAAATCACACTCTACTAGACGCATGAGGGAGTGATTTTTTGCCACGTCATAAAGctgcaacaacaaaaaaaatgtaaaatctctattttttataatattgacCAGCTGTAGACGACATcaccgtcgtcgtcgtcatcattaTCGAAGCCCAAGGGCCAGTTCTTCGGGTAGCAGTGTTGTTTCTCATTGTTGAAAATGGATAAGGATTCCGATTTAGCTGATTGAGCAAGGTGAGAGGAGATGGAGTGTTATGTGAGTTGGAAGAAATCGTGTTGTTTTGCAGCGGAAAGGAGGTTAGAGTGAAGAATTGATTTTGCATCGGAAAGAAAGATGAGAAGAGGAGATACGGTGGTTGGTGGTGGAGATTGACAGCGACCGGGAAAGGAGTTggaatatgatatttattttttgccaTTTTAATTTATCTGGATGACTATTATTTATCCAGGTGGAAATCCACATCATCACTATTTTTGCCAGCTAATGCGCGTGTGTAGTCACACTAGGAGCAACAGATAAAAAGGTGTACGTGATAGTGGAATAAACAAGTTTGAGGGGGTAattaaaacagaatataatttaagtgtatactaaataaaaagcttcaagttcaggAGTGATAAATACTTTAGcctaatttaaatgataaaccTATAAGAAAAATAGGACATATGCAATAGATCTACTATAAAAATGTaaagtaaaatatgaaatataattattaaaccataataattaaccataaattaaaaaaagatatcaaAATGACAATGCGATCACACTAATCAATCCTTACATAAAATGTGTCTTTTAATTGTTACCTAACGATAAATTTAAACGCTAcgatcaaatgaaagaaaaaagacaacTACTTCACCAACCAAAGAAGAGGAAAGCAGCCTCCAACAACAATTAGGCTTCTTTCTTCTAATCTTACCAACCCTCTTCCGTTTCACtacatataaaaacatatttattccATCGCCCAAATGAAGTTTCATCgtccacttgaaaacccaactttgaAATTGCTTATAGAACCCACCAAATGACTGCTGcttcatcttcttctctatTGGGTTCATCAAGAATTGGTTCAGCACCCACCATTTCTGGACTTCATTCAGATTCACTCAACCCCACATCAATCTCCTTCTCTTCTAACCTACAAGGTCTCTCTCTCAGGTAATTTTCTATATCCCCttgttttttattctaattacctcaaagaattttgaattgttaaCAAAATAATGAAGTTGGTTGATTAGTTAGAGGAATCTTATTGTTAGTATGTTTTTTGGACTTGAGAAAATGCTTGGGATGGTGAAAGTTTCGATTTTTATGAAGTAGAGGTTCGATCTCTTGGGAGGAGGAAGGAGATAGGAGGTCACAGTTAGAAGGTTATTACATTGAACATGTAGATATCATACTGGGGTTGGTTCAAATTTTTTGATGTTGTAttcatatactttttaaaaGTGTATTCAATCCCCAAAATGACGTCAATTGATTCGGAGTTGGAGTCAGTGTGTAATAACccaaacaaataatatattagcTTTAACTAAACAGAATTGCAAGCCACTAATAGCAATGAAACAGTGAACAAAGTTTGAATGAAATAGAGAGGAGTTGAGAAGAGAAATACAGCAGAAAGATAGATGAGATAGCAGAATCCCAACACACAAGACTAGCCTAGTTTCTTATGACTCCTGATAGCTACCTATATTCCTTGCACATGTAGATATCATATGgggttttaaaagttttaatcttGTATTCATCTCCTTTTAAAAGTGTTCAATCCCCAAAATGACGTCAATTGCTTCGGAGTTGGAGTCTATGTATCGTCTCAACTtttcttggagaaagaattgtGTATCATAAGATTCGCAAAGTAATTTAGCAGGTTCTCCGACTAGAGGATCTATTCCAACGTTGTTGAAAGATCTGTAGCTGGAAGTAGGAATATCCACAGtgtatgaaaagaaaagagaatggGTGATCATGAAAGTTAAACTAGGAGGGCACTTAAAAAGATTTGTGCAACACTCCAGCATTTGCTGCAGAGTTGTAGCATCAAGGAATCAGGCTTGTTGGAGAGAAAATGCTAAGAGTGaaaaaaattggagaagaaaattttatattgttattgatttttatgttgatCAGCGTTCATTGTTTCTGCTCTTTCAAGAGCTAGCTTGTATGAAAttaataaggaaaagaaagtaTGAGGTCCACATGACAAAAGAAGGGTTCTGTTAGAAAAGGACGGAAAAGATTACAGAAGGATgattttggtgaagtttggaAAACCTAAAGGATGTTGCTGGTTTAGTAGGATAGCGTAAGGATGTAATGAAAGTTAGGGTGAAATAATAGGGATGATTTTGGTCAAGAACTCTTACAGTAATTGACACTCTATGAAACCGTGGCCCACAGAACTAATTAAtgctaagttgctcggactctccaaaaatgttgccGCACCGGTGTCAGATCTTtcaaaatacactatttttggaggatccgagACACTGgtcgacatttttgaagagtccgagcaacatagaaTTAATGTCATCACTATTATTAGTTTGTGGCTAAGAAAGAAGATAATGCTACAGAGAGAGACACTGGTAGAATCTTAAGTACAATCATCATTTGATAAAGAATCTTAGCTtaattttttgatgaagaatcttaAGCATAATATTTTCTGATAAAGATCCTTAAGAATAATCCTTTTTTTGGTAAAGATCTTAAGtatgattattttttgataaagaatTGCAAGTATAACCAATTAACCATTATTAAATGATGATGACGTATGTGTAATCTTTCAtctttcttcttatttattgGGGACGACAAGCcttctcttttccttttgttCTCTCACTAATGTTTTTCTAATCTACTGTgctagtgtttttttttctttttctgacATTCAATCTTTAGCTACCCTTGGTTCTGTTTATAAAATGTTTCCAATTGCAAAAATAGTGTTTCCCTGTCAATTTTGGTATATTACCTGATTTTCATTCTAGGCCATCCCAAGAAGGTTAACTTAACCGGAAGAGACAAAAGTTGTGATATTGAAATGTTTGAATGAACATGTAAATGTGATTTgctacttttattatttaaacttaTTATTACCAGTCAAAAAAAGAAAGGGGAAaaggaaagagagagagagagagagagcttgAAGAAATGTCGTTTTTATCAAAAGGTAACACGAGCTTGAAGAGATGTCTTTTCACTGTTTTTATCCTCTCTCTGACAAAGACAAAAAAACATGGACTTTCATATATTTGCTTTTCTCTAATAACATGACATAAGGGATGTGAAGTTGAACCTTGATAAGAATTCAGTAAAAAATTACTCCCCCTATATGTTTTTGCTGAATCAgaatatttgtttatatatgtCTGGCAGATCTTCAGGGGCAAAGAGACAGCTATACTCACGTGGAACAGGTTCAGTTGTCATAGCACAGAACATGGACAGAGTTGAGGTTGATCTCTCTCTCAGCCCCAGGGTAAATTCAGTAAAGCCTTCAAAAACGGTTGCTATAACTGATCAGGCAACTGCCCTCGTGCAAGCTGGTGTACCTGTTATTAGATTAGCAGCTGGTGAACCTGATTTTGATACTCCAGCCCCAATAGCAGAGGTAATACTTCGTAATCACATAACCTGATCTATACCTATTCTGAGGAAATCAATATTCTATTCTTTTCTCTGTTCACTAAATTAGTCCACTTATTCAGGCTGGCATAAATGCAATTCGTGAAGGTCATACCAGGTATACACCAAATGCAGGTACAATGGAACTTCGGTCGGCTATTTGTCATAAATTAAAAGGTACTAATTTCTCTAGTTTATGTTCATTACACAggtttttgtttctatttgcTTTTCTGATCTGATTTCTTGATGTAGAGGAGAATGGGCTATCATACTCTCCTGATCAGATTGTGGTAAGCAATGGGGCAAAACAAAGTATTGTTCAGGCAGTGCTTGCAGTTTGTTCTCCAGGGGATGAGGTAAATCTACACATCGAGGACAATTAACTTTCCACATAATTGTCATTTCCATGTTGAATTGTTATAACatgtcttttttatatttttttttgttataacgGGTCTTCCCACAATTTTACTTTGGTGGTGAATGACTTAAAAAGTTAATAACTGTTTGATTTTAAGCAAAgcctctttttcttttgattgcTGCACTCATTGTTTGGATacaaaattttaactcaaaaagttattttgttttcattaaagGAAGCGCCAGCATATTTCACCTTTTGTCTATTGTTTAATCTCTTGGTAGAAAAATACTATAGCTGGTTTGATTGTGATGGGAAATATAATGTTAGTACCATTAGTTAAATCAGTTTGCTGCATTCCTCCCCTTCCCCCTGAAAAGAAAACTTTCATTTATCTTCCGTTTGTCTTCTCTCTATCTTAAAGTATCAGATGCAGGAGATAAGGTTTGATACTCTTTAGTTTTTCCTCCTCAAATATGGATGTTAAACAATGGAATTTTACAATAATAATCACTCAATTAGTATTGCCACAGTTTATGTAATGAAGATTATATTTGTTAGCTCTGAGATATAAGTACTTCACTTCTGAAGTTTGCTGGCTTATTAATGCACATACACGGCACAGGTTCTTATTCCAGCTCCCTATTGGGTGAGTTACCCTGAAATGGCAAGGATGGCAGATGCAACGCCTGTGATTCTTCCGACCAGCATATCTGAAGATTTTCTATTAGATCCAAAGCTTCTTGAATCTAAACTGACTGAAAAGTCAAGACTTCTGATTCTTTGTTCTCCATCCAACCCAACAGGGTCTGTTTACCCTCGGAAATTGCTTGAGGAGATTGCTGAGATTGTGGCTAGGCACCCGAGGCTTCTTGTAGGTTCATCATGTCTAACTCGTCCGAAATATGATCCGAATCTGTTCTTTGAATCTGAACTACCCCCTTCCCGCCCCACAAAAAATGCTTTCTGGTCTGCAGGTGATATCAGATGAAATTTACGAACACATTATTTATGCACCAGCAACTCATACCAGCTTTGCATCTTTGCCTGGTATGTGGGATAGGACTCTCACTGTAAATGGTTTCTCTAAGGTAATGCAGCTCTTATTGTATGAACATTATAATTCCTTAGTTCTCCCATGCGTTTGAATTCCTTGGCAATGACtatttcttttacaaatatGGGAATATATATTTCTGGAGGTGTGCCTTATAATTTATGCATTCTTGTAGGCCTTTGCAATGACTGGTTGGAGACTTGGCTATATTGCTGGTCCTAAACACTTTGTTTCTGCATGTAATAAGTTACAGAGCCAGGTAATATATTTTGTTCTTAATAAGTTTATCGACTTAAATGAATGTGGTATTTTTCCTTAGGAATTCTTGTTAACAAGTTAACTGGTCTGGAAACTGAGTTTCATCGTTGGATTTTGTTTAACATGATTGACAAAACCAGTTTTCATCCGACCATACTTATTTTGGTGTGTCTAATGTATCCATTGAAGTACTTTCCTTGAATGTGGTCTTTTATTTGACCAGAATATTTACCTATTCAATATAGACACATGGATAATAGTAAAAGAAGTGTTCACTGTCTAAATAACAGTCTTCATATATCCACTGTCTATTCCCCCTATGCGAGAGTTTACTTCTAAATCTATTTCTCTGCTGTTGCAGTTCACGTCAGGTGCAAGTAGCATCTCACAAAAAGCAGCTGTGGCTGCTTTGGGACTGGGCTATGCTGGTGGAGAAGCAGTTGCAACTATGGTAAAAGCATTTCGTGAGCGGCGAGATTTCCTTGTCAAGAGCTTTGGGGAAATTGATGGTGTCAAAATTTCAGAGCCTCGGGTAACAGTCCAGTTGTATGAATTATGAGTGTACCTAATAGTAAAGTTTCTTTACGGAGGACTTAAAAAGTAGATAAACAGGATTATATGCATCGAGTAGTTGTAAACTCTGTTCACTTATTTCCTTTTTGCACTCTTACCCCTGATATATTGAGCCCAaacttccttttttcttttgcagggagcattttatctatttattgaTTTAAGCTCTTATTACGGAGTAGAGGTTGATGGATTTGGCTCTGTCAACAACTCAGAATCTCTTTGCCGATATTTGCTGGATAAATCTCAAGTAAGATTCATCATTTATGAACTTTAATAAGCATAGCCACAAAACAACATATGAGCAGAATTTTTAGTTACCTATAGGACCAAAGTTGCTTgcactaaaaataaatttgaggatACACTCTCTTGACCTTTGTTCAGAAAATATGGATACTGCAGCTTTCAAACAACTCTTAATACTGACCATGAGAGCATTATCTACTTGAGCATCTAAAACCTGCGGATTCTGCAGAAAAGTTTTCCTTCTTAACTATGTCATTCTCGATTGTTAGGCAAATATAATCTGGTCAAAATCCAGAAAGACAATCCTGGAAAAATCTGACTGCTGTGCATTAGCTCCTTACTAGGGGCAGAACTACGGGGGTTAATCGTTAGAAAGTTTACACGGTATATATAAGGTCAATTCGTTTGTGAGTGTATAGATATTAAGTTTTGAATCCCCTTGACATAATATGAACTTTAGCTCAGCAGCTGAAGGTCTTAATGTTTAGCGCATTGTTGCAGATTAGATTCTCTCTAGAGAAatattctttttactttttttgaatAAAGGGGGGCAACCCAGTGCACTAAAAGCTCCCGCTATGCACAGGGTTCGGGGAAGGGCCCGACCATAAGGGCCTATTGTTCGCAGCCTTACCTTGCATTTCTGCAAGAGGCAGCAGCTTTATGAGTTACTCCAAGGCTCCCCTTCTTGTTACTTCTTTGAATCCATTGTCAAAAAGTTCTAGCTCCGCCCCTGCTCCTTGCCTCTCATTTCTATTCTCCAATCCCCTAATGCATGTGCCTCACTCTTACCTTAAACAGGTTGCGCTTGTCCCTGGGGATGCATTTGGGGATGACACATGTATCCGTATCTCCTATGCAGCATCCCTTTCGACCTTGCAGGCAGCTGTGGAGAGAATCAAGAAAGCATTGGTTACTCTCAGACCTCCTGTCCCAGTGTAAAACATGAATCACT includes:
- the LOC107018133 gene encoding bifunctional aspartate aminotransferase and glutamate/aspartate-prephenate aminotransferase, with amino-acid sequence MTAASSSSLLGSSRIGSAPTISGLHSDSLNPTSISFSSNLQGLSLRSSGAKRQLYSRGTGSVVIAQNMDRVEVDLSLSPRVNSVKPSKTVAITDQATALVQAGVPVIRLAAGEPDFDTPAPIAEAGINAIREGHTRYTPNAGTMELRSAICHKLKEENGLSYSPDQIVVSNGAKQSIVQAVLAVCSPGDEVLIPAPYWVSYPEMARMADATPVILPTSISEDFLLDPKLLESKLTEKSRLLILCSPSNPTGSVYPRKLLEEIAEIVARHPRLLVISDEIYEHIIYAPATHTSFASLPGMWDRTLTVNGFSKAFAMTGWRLGYIAGPKHFVSACNKLQSQFTSGASSISQKAAVAALGLGYAGGEAVATMVKAFRERRDFLVKSFGEIDGVKISEPRGAFYLFIDLSSYYGVEVDGFGSVNNSESLCRYLLDKSQVALVPGDAFGDDTCIRISYAASLSTLQAAVERIKKALVTLRPPVPV